In Mesoplodon densirostris isolate mMesDen1 chromosome 2, mMesDen1 primary haplotype, whole genome shotgun sequence, the DNA window ACAGCTTGGCTGGACCTAGGTGGGCCAGGGATGCTGACATCTGACCCCATGACCCCTTACCCCAAGGGTTTCTGGTAGGACCTGTCTGGTCCTGGTGCTCTCTCCAAAAATGGCAATTTTGAGACCAGCCTAGCGGGAAAGGGAcccttcccagcccccactgAGAGAACAGAGGACGAATGCCTTGGACTGGTAAAGTGCATGGAAGACCTGTCCGCAGGTGTCTTCCCCAGTTTTAGGGGCCTGCTGCTGCAGGCCGGTCTGCTCTGGGGCCTGGGACCCACAGACGGCTGGGATGGGGTCGGGGCCCTTAGCTGCCCCCAGGAGTTGTAGGGAAACAGAGCTCGGGCCTGGGGGTATCCTCATTCCATCTCTGCTAGTGATTCCCTGGGGCCTCTGGAGGGGTTCCTTCCCCATCCAAACCACAAGTGAGCCCCTCTCAGGGCTGGGGGACCTTCCAGTTGTGACTCAATTTGTGTAGATGCAGAGGGAGGGCTGGGCCCACAGGGTGCGGGGTCTCTGAGGAAGGTAAGGGTGGGGAGGTCTTTCTAGGGTCCCGAGGATAAGAGGCCAAACCACGTGGGCAAATGCCGCCTCGCTCTAGAACAGAGATGGTCTCTGTCCCAGGAGGCCTGGGCCTTGTGACAGCAGTGGGCATAGCTGGGGACAGCCAGGTCATTCCAGAGGAGGTGGCAGGAGGAGGCTACTTCTCCCACAGAGACGTGGGATGAGATGAGTAGGATctgggctgggggcggggtcCTGGGGGAGGTCCCGACCCCTCTGTACAAAGACGTGGCTGGACCAGATGCTCTCAGAGCCAGCTACCAGCTCTGGGCCCCAGGACCATGGACCCTGGGCCCACAGCTGCCGTGAAGCGTTAAGTCCCATGAGTGCCCTGAGCCTTGGAGCTGGGCCCGCCACTTGTCTGGAAGGTTCTTGGGGTCCCCGCCACCGGCGGGAGCAGTCCACTTGGACCCGGGCGGTCAGTAGGGCCGCCACACGGCCTCGTCCATGCGGCCGGGCGTGCTCAGGGCGGTAGGCGAGTTGCTGTGGCTGCCATCGGCCTCCACGCCGTCGCTCTGGCCACCCAGGCTGGGGTTCATGAGGTTGCCGGTGGCGACAGAGGCGGCGCTGCTGGGGCAGGAGGCCAGCATGCGGGTGGGCGAGCGGTCGCCAGCGCTGCTGCTGCCGGCCACCATGGAGAACTGGTAGGAGCTGGAGGATGCACCGTAGTATAGGTGGTAGGGGGAAGGGCTGGCCTGGAAGGGCCCGCTCTGGTTCTGCGGGGCCCCCGGGTAGGGCGGTGGGAGGTAGGTGTGGTGGAAGCGGCCGGTGGCCGGCATGCTGGCCACGCTGAGGCTGCTGATGCTCGTGCCCGAGGGTGTGGCGCTGTAGGGGAAGGCGGCCGACATGGCCCCTGGGTAATGCATCCGGGGGTCGGGGAAGCGGCTCTCCGGGAGGGTCGGCAGCGCTGCGAAGGAGCGGTCAAACTGGCGGGGGTCGGAGAAAGGGTTCAGGTCGGAGGTGCCTGGGGGACAGCAAGAAGGGTGGTCAGTCACTGCCCGACACCACCCCGGCAGCCTTTCTTCAAGAATGACCtcggctatgcggctgcttcccactaacgagggagggagacgcaagagggaagagatatgggaacatatgtatatgtataactgattcactttgttataaagcagaaactaacacaccattgtaaagcaattatactccaataaagatgtataaataaataaatgaatgaatgaatgaatgaatgaatgaatgaataaaataaaaagagaaaaacgaatgaCCTCGGGCTCTGGTTTACAGGCCCATCCAGGGGGATCCCTGGTCCTACATGTGGCTCTGCTCCCACCGCCCTGAGCTGCTCGGGGGGCTGGAGCCTGTTGATTCCCAATCCGGCCCCACCTGGGAAGAAGGTGAGAGCAGGGGTCTGGGCTGTGGGTGGCCCCGGGCGCTGCCggggcaggcagaggagggggagggcttTGCTCTCCTCCCGGCATCCTCTTCCCAGCCTAGCTGTGCAGAGGCCTGTCGAGGGGGCAGGTGGGCTCCCCGCTGGGCTGTGGGTTTGTGGGGAGCCAAGGGCGGGGCCAGCACAGGCCGCCCGGCAGGTTCGCCCTGTCTCTCTCGCTCTCCATAAAGAGGGTCCCCAACGGTCCCGTGAGGTTGAGGGTCAGGCCCTGCTCTCCCAGAGgagggaccaggcagagagagaaagatggctTCTCCTGAAGCTGCACAGAAAGGACTGGAACTCATCACGAGGCCTCTGCTTTCTGCTCCGGCTGGGGTGGACGTGTGCGTGCGCCTGCACCTCTCCTGCCCAGGTGGGGCTCAGTTAGGTTACGGGAGCTTCCGCCTGTGCTGTGGGAGCTGGGTCCACGGCAGCTCTGtccatcccccccccacccccgcctcagcCTGAGCCTGTGTCTCCAGGGCTGCCCTGCAGGCTGGAGCTGACTGGTGGCCAGAGAAGGATCAGATGCCACCCTCACCTGCCTCCACAGCAAAGTGAGACAGATGGCAGCCAGAGGGGCTTGGTGGCCTGGACCCTGCCCTTGTCACAGAGAGACCCAGTGTccagcccaggccccaccctggcTCCCCCAGGAGTTGGCTCCAAGACAAAAGTATCCCAGCCTCTGCCCCGTACTTTTGTAATCATAGACCCCCCCAAACCTCAACACTCAAAGGGGCTTCAGGATTGAGTCTAAACCCCTTGGTAGGaagactgagactcagagagggtgGGGCACTTGCCTAAATGTCACACAGCACACTGGACCTACACAGAACCCTAGGACTCTCAGTCCTGAGTTCTGACACGTGCCTGAAGGGTAACTGTCCCATCTTTGAGGCAGCACAGACTGAAGGTGAACTGTGTGGTCTCTGAGGTTGGATACTTATCTTAGTTctgacacttactagctgtgtgtccttgggcaagtcactaaaCCTCTCTGTGCATCAAGTTGTCCCACAtgaaaaatggagacaataacagTTCCTagagattaaattagttaatacatgtaaagtgcctacactgggcacagagcaggggcctGATGACGGCTTGTGCTGCCACTGCAGCTGTGACACCTCCTGTTCTGGGCACTCAGGAGAACCGGCTCATTCAGGGCCCTGCAAAGATGAGCCCCTGACCCTGGGCCTTCCTTGTACCCTGGCCAAAGGGGTGACTCTGGGCAGCAGTGGGGAGGTGGATGAGCCCCCAGCAGCAGTCTAAAGTCTGTCTGTCCCCAAGCCCTCTTTCCACCAAAGACTAGGGGCCAGAGAGGGCTCAGGAGGAGGCCAGCCTCTGCCCCTGGCCAGCTCCAGGTGTGCACTGCCTGCCGTGCCTGAGGTGTGGCTGAGGCTAGAGCTGCAGATGCCCTCAGGCCTCACTTCCCCAGATCTGCTTGaggtgctgtgtgacctcagataaGACTTGTAACTTCTCTGGACTTTGGGGTCTTCCCAGCTCAGCTGGGGAGGTGTTTCCTCAGCAGCAGGCTCTGGTCCCGGATGCGGATGATACGGgatgaggctccaggctccaggtGGGGAGATGTGGGGGCTAGGGGCTGGGAGACGGGGGCCTTCTGGCACATCTGGACCCTCCCTAACAGATCCCTTGGCTGGTCAGTGCGGCCCTGAAGCCTAGGGGGTCAGAGGACCCTGGCTCCTGCCCTCATCTCTGAACCCCAGGGGAGGAGCCTTGTTGGCAGTGCCTGGCACCCCAAGCACAGCCAAGCATGAGGCTAACACCTTGCTCTGAGCCCAGGGAAGCGAGCGCCGCCGCCTGACAGGAAccccttttgcaaaacaaagggATCCCAAACAGGGAGCCCAGGATGCGATGGCAGGGCTGTAGCCCGGGGAAACAAGGCCATGCCAGGTGGGCCTGGGTGCGTGTGGCCCTCGGGGTCATGTGGGCTGCGGGCAGGCCTGCCCGGCCCTGCCACCGTCCTCACCTGCCTCcctcctggggtgggggcagcgtctgcccccagccctgccccctccagcCCAGTAGCCCAAAGAAACCCGAGCTGGCCAGGCCGCTGTCGAGCAGCCAATCCCAACACTGGaaggaaatgtttattttcttctccaaatTGCCCCAGCTGCTGTATGGTGGCTGAATGAGGCCTTTGAGCTGTGAGAAGCCCCCATTGTGGGCAGTCACAGccagggggcggggggctgggggctggggtacGGAGGGGTTGGGGCCTCGGCACTGCTTGCCAGTCACCAAAGCTGGGGGGTCAAAGCTATTAACAGGAACCAAGAGAAGTGGTGGTGGGGTATCCTTAGGGGGACCCCCAGGATGGAGTCTGAAAGTAGAGGCTTGTCCCACCAGGAGGGGAGGGCCAGTGAGAGGGACTCCCCAAGCCTGGCCCTGCCAACAGCCCTGTGACAGGTACCTCCttcttcccactttacagatgagaaaactgaggctcagagaggtgaagcgacttgcctaagatcacacagccagtgcCTGGCAGAGCCCGAATTCCTAGCCAGGTCCACCTGACTGCAAAGTTCATGTTCCTCCCTTGGTCTTGGTTGTCAAAGGCCCTTCCTCCCACTCCAAAGGGGACAGGCCTGAGGACGGGGAGGCCTGGCTGGTGTGAAGGGCCACAGAGGCTGCCTGAAGTTCAGTGCTGTGGGTGGCTAGCGAGGACCCTGCCTCAGGATACAGCAGAAGGGGAAGGACTGGGTCAGCCACTATCCCACACAGGCCCGACCTCCTCTCCTCCCAGTCTCGGGGGAGGCAGGGGCTCTGTCTGCTGCTGGGCTAGGCCTGGCCCTCTGGACAGAGGGTGGGTAGGCCGGCCTCAGGCTCCAGCAGGGGCTGATTCCCAAGCCATGTCCACACAAGTGGAAAGAGAGGTGGGTTCTCCTTCCACGGGAGCTGCTGGACAGGACGCCACTGTTAGCCCCCACCTGCTGGGTTCCAGGGCCCCCTGGCTGGGCCCCAGCACTGCCCAtgtcagggaaaggcctggaGTGTTAGACCACTGTACCTGCACAAAGGCTGGCCTGCCGGGAACGGGAGCGCGGACAGCTTCTGGGCAGGGGTGGGCATGGCCCAGAGGACCTCTTACTGCCTCTTGAGCTCAGACCCCTCCACCCTGCAGCCCCCCTGGCTCAAGAGTTGCTGAGTGTCTCAAACTTGACAGCTCGTGGCTAAGAGCCTGGACCTGGGGCCTCTCCCTACCTTGGGGGCTCAGCAGGGCCAAGGCCCAGCTtcccaagccagaagggaggtaCTGTCTCTTCACACCAGGGGGCTGCATCAAGTCCCCCTGTTATGgcattgtgcctggcacacatggccagggctgggggcagggcctcCCTTAATGGAGAGACCCAGTAGGGACTCCCTTGCTTGTGCCCTCAGAAGTACAGGAAGTTCCTGGGGGCAGGTGCTGTGGACACTTTGAACCTGGTCATTGATGCGCTGTGTGACCCAAGAGTGGCCCTTAACCTCTTAAGCCTCAATTCACTCATCTGCCAAATGGGTTCTAACCAGGGCCTGGAGGACCAAGAAAGAACAGACACCCACGGTGCATGACAGCAGCAGCCAGCCCTCCCGGCCGCGTCCAGCACTGGTGACAAGCACTCTCCGTCCCTGCCTGGCCTGAGGGTCAGCTGTGCACTCAGCCTCCTGCATCCCAACCCACTGGCCAAGAGAACCCAGAGAGCAGGGTAGATATTCACCATCTGACCACctactgagcacctgctacgtGCCAGGCCCTGTACACCTGGACGGCCTGCCCGAGACTTAGGCTCACACGTGCCTGCCGTGTCCCTCTGGCCAAGGGGTAAAGACTCCATCCTGGGCCCCTGCCCGgaggcctccctcctccctcctgtttGGGAAGAGTCTCCGGGCAGGTGGGGACCTTTCTCAGGAGAGGCTCTGTCTCTCTCCAGGGACAAATTCACTTCACAGTTTACAAAGTTTGAGTGCAGTGATGTCATTTGAATGTCACCCGAGGCCCAGGCAGAGGCATCCACCACCACCCCGCtttcagatgagaaagctgaggcctgGGGGGCTGTGGTGTCCTTGGCAGACATGTGTCTGTCTCAGGCTCCTTGGGCGAGGCCTGCCCAACTTTAACGGGTGCACTGGGGGACTCATACCCATTTCCCGCAGGGGACGGGGAGCTCCTGGAGGGTGGGGACTGTGCCTGTCTATTCATCCCTGGGGCCAGGCACCACGGCGGCACAGGGTGAGtggcaataaatgtttgctgaatgaatgaaggaagggcTGAGCCCAGGACCGGGCGGAGCGGGCCCTCAGAGCAGGCCGCGTGTAGGAGCACTGGTGCTCCTTTATAACAAACACCAGGGTGGTGCAGCCAGCGACCCTGGGATGAGCTTTTGGTCTGGAGCAGAGAGACCACTTCCAGGCCCCCGTCCCCTTCTCCCACCGCAGCCCCCACCTCCCGGTGCCGTACCTTGGATGGGGGTCTGGGCCTGGCTGCTGAAGTGGCTGGTGGTGCTGAGCGAGCCTCGGGGGCTGGGCGTGCTCGGCGTCACCCGCATGCGCAGGCGCTCCAGGTCCCCGAAGCGGTCGGGGAACGCCTTGGTCTGGTCCTCCAGCTTCTGTCGATGCCCTGCAGAGCATGAGAGCCCGTGAGAAGCTGGTCCCCGAGAGTCTCTGGGGGGCAGAAATGCCTTGCTCTGCTGGGAAGTTCTCCCTGAGGTCTAAACTTACACCTCTGCAGGGAGAACCCACAGGCCACCACCGATGTCTCTTCTGAGACATGCTGCCCTGGGGCTGCCACCATCGCACTCCAACCTTCTTATGCCATAGGTGAAGCTCAAAGAGGTTCCAGGCCACAGAGCCAGTAAGTTGTGGAGTCAAGATTTGAACTCAGGGTTCAAATCAAAGCCTGCGACCTACACCTCTACGTTACGCTTTTTGGCAGAAGGGGAATCTGAGGCAACAGGCACGGGAAAGGGACTTAAGCAGGCTCccatgggaggcagggagagaaccCAGGGATGCTGCCGCTGTCTGTCCCCCAGCATCCATCCTGCCTGCTATTTGCATCTGCAAGAGGAATGGGAGATGGCCCCGGAATGGGAATGCTGGCTCCTCCAGCCCAGAGCTACCCTGGGACCCCCAGCACATGCCTTCTCCCCTCTGGGGCTCAGACAGGAGGGGAAATTCACCACGATGCTGGGAAGTGGAGTGGGGCGCTGTGTGAGGGGCTGGACTCCCATCTCTGTCCTGAAGCTGGGGACAGGGGACCAGTGCACCTGGCTTGGCATCACACTTGGAGAAACTGCCAGCATTTCCCAGTATCCCTCTGCCAGGGTCCACACAGGAAGGACGCCAGCCTTGTCTCCGAGACCCTGGAGGAGCTGGCAAAGTCAAGATGGCCATGCCCCTGCCTTTAAGCAGCCAGCCGAGGCCACCCTCAAGGCTTCTTGAATGACATCAGGCTTGCAGGGAccaccacctctctctctctctctctctctctcacacacacacacacacacacacaccactttttCAATGACTCATTTTACATTTCACAAGCAAAATATGAATAGctacaaaaataaaagcattacaGGTAAGGCTAATGGCCCCTCTGACCCACCCTAAATCCCTGCCCAGAAATCCCCACGTGATCCATTTGGAGGTCTTTCTTTCCAGCCTTTTTTTGGTTTCACGTGCATGCAAAACACAGAGCAAGTTTCTCACAGAACTTTCTTGAATGGTCTCAGCCTGGCTGTATCATTCTCTAACTTGCTCTTTCAGTAGCACACCTGGGGGgccacctcagtttccttatctgataGATGGAGAGAGTAACCCAGCCCCAGAGAAACAACAGCGTTCCCGCAAAACCTCGGGAGCCCACCCTGGGGTGCAGTGAGGGACAACAGGTGGGGGCAGGGCGGCCTCACTAAGCCTGTGGATGTCCCTCGTTCCAGCTCGTCACATCCCCTGGAGGCTGCAGTCCCCTCAGCTGTTCCTCTCAGATGGACACTTAGCTCGCTTCCAAATGATCCCCCTGCACGCAGGACTCCCAGGAATATCTCTGTTCACACACCTCCTTGTGTCGGGGGGTTTCTCCAGGGCAGACACTCTGTTATAACAGACTCCTCACAGAGAG includes these proteins:
- the RUNX3 gene encoding runt-related transcription factor 3, translating into MRIPVDPSTSRRFTPPSTAFPCGGGGGGGKMGENSGALGVQAAVGPGGRARPEVRSMVDVLADHAGELVRTDSPNFLCSVLPSHWRCNKTLPVAFKVVALGDVPDGTVVTVMAGNDENYSAELRNASAVMKNQVARFNDLRFVGRSGRGKSFTLTITVFTNPTQVATYHRAIKVTVDGPREPRRHRQKLEDQTKAFPDRFGDLERLRMRVTPSTPSPRGSLSTTSHFSSQAQTPIQGTSDLNPFSDPRQFDRSFAALPTLPESRFPDPRMHYPGAMSAAFPYSATPSGTSISSLSVASMPATGRFHHTYLPPPYPGAPQNQSGPFQASPSPYHLYYGASSSSYQFSMVAGSSSAGDRSPTRMLASCPSSAASVATGNLMNPSLGGQSDGVEADGSHSNSPTALSTPGRMDEAVWRPY